The segment CATGTATGGCGTTTTGTCATAGTCTTAGGCTTACATTGTATTCTGACACTTGCTTTGGGTAATTTGCAATGTCTGGGAGGCTGTTCCGTGACTACCAGGAATGGGTCTGGTGGGGAGACCAAAGAACTGTACACTAGTTCTGTGTTTGCCACATTCTGTATCGCCATGTAAATCCAAAGTCTCTGGCACTTCAGCCATTCTTGCTAAACCTTGCCTGGGGCATGGGATTCTGATACAAACCACAGACATGAAACACATTATTTCTACAGATTTAACACCAAATCTTGGTCCCTCAGCAACATGAGCTTCATTCTGCAGATGCATGTTGTggtaataaaaaacaaattggTAAAATGATCAGCAAAAACTTCACAAATGCGATAGACTAATTAACTCAAGATGCACACCAATGTGAAAAACTTTCAACTTCACTGTGGAGTTAAGATAATTAAAAGTGCACCATATGTATGATTGCTTTGtcatatttattgcaaaatatgaaacaaaataTGCAAGCTTTGATTGAAGGCATGCtgtgatatttatttttgaaaaattcatagCACATTGCACTTTCTTTCCAATTTTTCATTCCCAGCCATATACACTGTCAATACAGCATAAATAAAGTTGAAGAAACAGATTTTTTGAATTTCTGATGAAGTGCAGACATTCTGAATATGACAATCCAAATGTTGTATTTGCCTGTTGGTATCCTGACATGTtcagtatttagtttagaaatattTGGATAATTTTGCATGCTGTGTTGTTACAAAGGGAGGTTACTGATCTTTGATAATGCCAATGACTTCAGTTTCACTGTACTGCATACAGAAATGAAAAGAAACAAAGCTTAGTATTTACATTATGATTGAATTATGAAACTACAGTGATTATAGTGAATCTTTAGAGCCAGCGAAgatcagtttttttttaaaaaaatcattatatccATACAATTTTTGTTCTTTTCCTCTTATAAGGAAATAAATATTACTTTGCAGTAAGCATTAGTTTGTTATAAATGTGTTCAttgtaagcatgttttactgtataaacaAAAGACATACTTTCTTTGAGGGATCTTTGTTACTATTATCAATGCCCCTTTGTTCCTTTTTCCCAGTGTCTGGTGGACAGTATCTTTTGGAGGGGCCGGTCAGTCAGAAGGCTAGCATTGGAGGAAGGATTCTATTGAAGTGTGTGGTGAAGAATCGCTCTGGCATCGTCCAGTGGACTCAGAATGGATTCGGTCTGGGAAATGAACGAGACCTGCCTCCGTATTCTCGTTACAGAATGGTGGGGGGCACATCCAAGGTCAACAATGATGTCATCGGTAGGTTCACATTCTAGCAATGCTAATTAGTGTAAGGTAAAAAGTTTATTAACATCATTAAGAATTCAGCAGACCACTAAAAGACAAATGTCAAGATCTGTTGGTCATTGTGGTAATTCACCCCTACTCCTCAACATAAGCAAATACAAACTGTCAATCAGGAATTGGGGtgggaggtgggggggggggggggggggatagaaaTTAGCAACTGTTCCTGGATTGCTGTCTTCATTAGAAGTTGTgatgttttgttgattaattTTGACTGAGTCATTCAGAACCCAGAATACCTCAGTAATTCCCTACACCTGCCTGGTGTATCACGAGGAGGGAGCTCCACGGGGCCTGCCAGGGTTTTCACTATGTATATAAGTGATGGATGATACAACACTGTCGCCTATTAGTGTGGTTGATTAGTACAGACAACACCTACTGTGCTGGAATTACTGTCTTCATGCTCAAAATTCCATTCTGAGGAACAcggaatatatataaatactgtcAGCACAGAGGGAGGGGTGACTATGTGTCCTATTGTGTTATCTCAGTCCCTGATGAAAGGTGGAGCTGACAGAGTCTTCTGTTACTGGTTGGTTTGTACATCATAAACCAGGCTTTAATATATTCATAATATGCATGTTCATGTATAGTGATGTCAGAAACTTCATTACTACATTATAACAACCCACCATCCCACTCATTccttgatatttttcattttcaggaCAATTAGATTATTCTCCACCATTCATCAATATGGGGACACTTTATTGTTAGCACACACTTCAAATCGCACGTGTGTTTTAAAATAGAGAATAGCTGATGTTTTATGAGTATGCCACAAAACAGAGAGTGAAGTTTTAGTGTGGTATCACTAATTAAATAGGAAGTTTTAGTGTGATGTCACTAATTAAATGGGAAGTTTTAGTGTGGTATCACTAATTAAATAGGAAGTTTTAGTTTGTTATCACTAATCAGATGTGAAGTTGAAGGGCATATTTATTTCTTCTTTAGAGGTTTTTGTTTCTAGTCCTTAATTCTGTCATGTGTAAGGGTATtccttgccccccccccccccccccccccccccacctcacTGTTTTGGTCTAAGTTAATACCATAATGATTATAGATGTCTAAGTTTGTGGCACCTCATCTAAAGCTGGTGACATCTGGATATGAGTGTAATATATTGACTTAGACAGAAACAGCAAAATCAATCTTTACTGAAAAATGACATTGATGAggtattttatataaaagtgtTCTGCTTATCAACCAAACTGAAAATCTTTTGTTACAGAGGAGTTTAGTTTAGAGATCACCAATGTCCAGTTAGAGGATGATGGGAAATACAATTGTCAGGTGACCCCTACAGATGATGACCCCCGAGTGTTGCTAAGCGATGAAGTTCAAGTTACAGTCATAGGTTAGTGTGATGGTatattgctatataaagaaAACATTGTGACAAGCTAGGAGAAAAATGCTGATTTGCACAAgaatcaaaatgaatttttttttatacattgaaAGCAAAAGCAATGTTACTGCAACTGAACAAAAGTCTGCAGTCATAATGCTTGTTTTCAATAACTGTGACTGAATGATTTGATTCATTATTGACTTTTGTACTTTTTACAGCTCCTCCCAGCAATCCCATAATAGATGGGGGCCCGATCAAGTCCCTTGTGCTTGGAGTACCCACCAACATCACCTGTATGGCAGATGGAGGGAAACCTGCTCCTCAGATGTTGTGGTATGTTTGCTAAATGTCCCTGTTTCCGTAATGCACACACTGActtaaatgtatcagaagatTATCTTAATCCTTGGATGCTCACAATACTTactttttttatgttttgatgATAATATTTGTACATGGTTGATTTAATGTAAGTAAGCTAGAAAGTGCTCTTGACCTTATTATACCCAACAACATCCCTCTCAATGCTTATGTAATTACACACTctccatgatttttacaattctACTCCCTTCTAAAATGCAATATATTGTGCTTTCTTTGTAAAATCTTCCCAGTTACAAAAAATATCCTAAAATTTCCTAGGTCATTTCAATGCATTAAAGAAAATCCCTCTCCTTTTGTAGTACCAAGTACTTTGGTACTTCTAACAATTTTCTATTTGCAGTACAAAAAGCATTTATCTATTCGATTGTGTTGAAAAATCTTCCATGTGATCGTCAACAATTTAGACCGACAGGCATAGGCAGTGTGTAATTAACAACATACATAAATTTTCATGTCTGTATCGTTGGTTTGTGTTCACCCACTGCAGGTACAAGGAGGGATCGGGAAGAATCACAAACAACACTTACACCACCGGTACCACTAACGAACTTACCAAGGTCACAGATATTATCGGTACTTTGACCTTGAAGGCTACCAACGAAGACCACGAGAAGAAAATCGAGTGCCGTGTCAAAAATGAAGCACTACGAGAACCCCTAAGCACCTCTGTGATATTGAATGTGCAATGTAAGGCTTTCTCAAAAGAATTGTTAAAcacattttttgtaaatcttgATAGACTTCATTGCTCCAAAcagaatgatttttttcccttctCAATCTGATGTATTTAGGTGCATGTCTTGATGAATCTTGACAGAGAATTTTTAGACCTTGTTTGATTTCTAGATAAACCACGAATCAACATCAGCCACAATATAACCCGTCCCCTGAGAGAGAACGATTACGTCAGGTTCTCCTGTGACGGGGACGCCAATCCGAGGGAGGTCCACTGGAGGTAATAAAGACTGTCGTAAATGTTTTGTTAAATTCATCACACAATATGATGTACTCTTCACTAAAGATCAATTTGATGAATACCTTATAATatgtaaaatatgatgaaaGCTGCAAAATCAGTTTGTTGGTTGATGATGCCGTATCTTGACGAATTGTAAAAGAGGAAGAAACGATAAGGTGGTGAATGGAAAATCTTAATGAAGTAaactgtggaatcatttaaattcataGATTTTACAGTTTGGTTGGATGTAATTTCATGGATTTGGTTTCTGTACAATGAACATCATATAGATTGTGTATTTCCTTGTAGTTTGAAATTCGTAGGTTAGTAGTACCTATgaaaattaccccccccccccccccccccccccccacacacacacacacacacacacgaaaTCTAGTGATTCGTCAGTGAGGTTTAGAAAtcaaatagattttttttattctaagaAAATGACATCATAAAAATGACCATGTAAAACTGTTTTGAAATTTGCACTTTCTGCATCAAATCGAGAAAAATTCAAGTGCAGTGTAAGttaattgtgatgtcataaataCACTAACAAAAGTGTATTGTCAAAGCACTTGTTTTTGTCTGAGCACTATTCCCAGCTTTTATTACACATACCAACCATTACATAAATAGATTTAGTATTGTGGCTTGATGTGGGACTGAAACTTAGAGATTCTAGTGCTGTACAGAAAATGAGTGTTTTGCTGTGAAATGGTTTGACTGTGAACTGGTTTGACTGTGATCTGGTTTGACTGTGAACTGGTTTGACTGTAGGTGGCTGAGGGATGGTCATACAATCAGGGGACAGACCAGGAGCTACATAGATGTCCCACATATATCGAGCAAGTACCACCAAAACACCATCATCTGTGAGGCGACCAACTCCATTGGTAGCAGCACCGCCAAAATGACGCTGGAAGTACTGTGTAAGTATGTTGCTCAGACTGAGGTTAAATATCAAGCTGGAACTAGTGTCCAGGTATTTTACTCAGACCTGGAGTTAAATATCAAGCTGGAACTAGTGTCCAAGTCTGTTGCTCAGTATTTATATAGCTGAAATATTTTGCAAGTATGTTACTCAGACTGATCAAGCTGGAACTATAGTGTCCAAGTCTGTTGCTCAGTATTTATATAGCTGAAATATTTTGCAAGTATGTTACTCAGACTGATCAAGCTGGAACTAGTGTCCAAGTTTGTTGGTGCCACTTAGATCAAAATGGCACTGTAAATACTGTGTAAGGATGTTGCTTCCATTCAGGTTAATTTGGTTTCAGATTTATTCTCCCAATTGAATTCATCACAAAATTCATAAAGTGGTAATTTTCTAAGATTGTGTATTGATTAAGATGAAATTCAATAGTTGGGTTCATTTTACCTGACTCTTGGTAATTGAAATCTTGCCACATCTCATTTTCAGAGAACTAGatttattttctcaatctgCATATTATGCCAAACATGATCAGTGACTCACATCAGAGAGATGGTCATCTATGACATATATTTCGGGGGAACCATTCTGAATTTTGTAACAGAATGCTGATGGTATCAACTGCAACTGAACTGAGAACAAAACCATCATTCAGGCCTGCACTATCTGTATCCATAACTGATTTTCTCCAATATTTTATGAGTGTGTTATCAGAGTTTTCTATTTTGATGTTTGTCAGAAGAATGCTGCACTCTTTAAGGTGGATTGTTTTCTCCATACAATGGCCGAGACCCACATGATTTCTTCACACAATTATTCTGTCACAACCTGCTGCTGCTGATGTTGTCATTTATGTACGACAGGCAATTACAACTCGCTAAAATTGGACCTTGTTTCCTCTCTTTAGTTCTTTTAGTTGTTACTGAAATGATGCATACAAAATGCTTATTAGTTTGATTGAGATAAGGAGTGGTGCATAGCCATCAAACACTTGACAGCACCATAAAAGCCGGGAAATGTTGCAGCCGGGATTTTAATGAttataaacttatttttatgACACTTACAATGAATTTTCTTTCCTTCAAGCAAATTCTTAGATGAAAAAGAATAAAACTTTCAATGTTAAGAAGCAcgtttatttctttattgtagAGCTAATGATACTGCTAATCTGAAATTTAATATGAttatgaacaaaataaaattttggggaagGTCAATGCATGCTTGTCCCCAGATACACAGTTCAATTACCCCTTGCCTTTCATAAATCTCCACATTTAcagcaatcaataacttttccTTTTTCAATAGATGAACCTAAATTTTATGGGGTTAACCAGTACATTCCTGTGGACCTGAACAaatctgtgaccttgacctgcaATGCCACTGGTAACCCTCAGCCCCAGATTCGATGGCAGCGGTCAGACAACCCAGCTCCTCTTAGTGAGACGACAACCTTAACCATCTCTAACATCAGAAGGCAGGACCTGGGAATGTACATTTGTGAGGCCAGTGCTCTCTATGGAGCTTTCACTACCAAGAAATTAGATGTGTATCTACTTCTCAAAGGTACGCCTTTCCTAATGGCTGATGCTGattgattttttctctctcaccGTGAGACTTCATTTTTGCTTTCAATTGAAAGGAATAGAATGATCTCTAACCCCATCAAATCAACAATAAGTCAATTATTCTGGAAGTTGTATCAcgtatgtatgtacataaacaacatttgtgaacattaattgaattatcaCAGAAATGTGCGTAACTACTGAATAGTGCGGAGGTTACCTTGTAATCTACTTTTCACGTTCATCAAATTATACAACAGAACAAAAATTTAGCAAATCATGTATGttactaatagaatccttcattggtacgagtgtgggatagggaaattccaccgaggggacaaaattcgcagtctaggatgaaggtttgccgagtcctagacaacGAATTTTGTCCCTGAGGTGAAATTTCCCTATACCCTATACgagtaaaaataatgaattattatttttctcccATTTTATctacagttttgtgcattaatTCAGCAGCTTTttgaagatttgaaattatcaaaatctttatttgaaCTTAAATGCAAAAGCTAATAAGACCGAAAAAGCATacctgaaaatggtttacacttaaaggggcattagctgtcattttgtcatcaaaacatcaatgaaaattgttctattatcacttgtatatatttcagtaataacatcaatgaaaattgttctatattacatgtatatatttcagtaataacaccagtatttaattatttcaaatgcattttaaCATCAAAGTAGGTGCTtgaatgtgtaattttggtgattgaaTAATTATTGTTTTCCTTACaaatttctttacactaaaagcatAAAATGTAACTAGATTTTTTAGGTTTCTCATgttttttaagaaaataaatgttttcattagtcattaaagggaaaggcaaccctataACCACATTGTTACTTTTATGAATAGAGTATTACTTACCGATATCATAAATGACAGTttttaacaacaaaaacccTTCCTTAATGATTAAATCAACattaatttatcatatattttgaattacccgccgctaagagagcggacATTGAAGTTTATAAgttatgacgtcacactgtcggttccggtttatttcatcagcagcactgtaaacatgacaagtcatgaACAGATAAGTTTGGAGCcatatagatttgagcccgttctttcgcaagaagaaatcgagaaaagaagacattcagtcgagtcgcagaccaggcagatggtacacgtttcttcatacaaatatatcaaacctcaacttaattgtcatttcatttcacaaataatggatccacagtttacataaaattttcttctcagaTGACATGGTAGGGTCAGGAATTTTGAAAACActtttttttcacatctcccctacGCATTAGTGGAATTAACAGCTTGACAGGAAGACGTTATtaaacctatttattcgtaaaatctatcacatgcacatctttgatcatcaaaaccggaacagacggtgtgacatcaaaattattgatttttgtggtcttggatacaaaagagttccacatcatggcagcctctatttcaatttttaggtcacctgaatcattcaggtgacctattgctatctgtttttgtccgttgtcgttcgtcgtgcgttaacatttgaacattttcagcttcttctcggaaacccctgaaccaatttcaaccaattttggcatatagcatctgtgggtggaggggaacaaaaattgtgaaattcgtggtccctgcccccctggggcctgaggggtggggcaaaaaccatcaaaatgagtgtaattttaaaaaatcttctttactcctggacatcaagaagccaaactgtgggcataattataatgagcgttgagccctctaccaaaattgtgaaattcatggcccctggggcaggggttcttgtgttagggtggggctctattggtcatatactgaaaatgtagaaattctttgaaaatcttcttatattggttttatctaaggagtaaataacccttttctttatgatgtctcagacctgggttttttaaaaaggattatttattgaacataaaaatgacacatgtacttcatgaccacatagctattcaatgtttcttccatccaaaagtaaaattcttatatttaaacacaaacctaattcaaacattggaagcttgttacatgatactcaggtgacctataaggcccctgggcctcttgttaatgttttcaaattagtactgaagctttatttaggccgtatatcaacagaatagaatggcaaattttgataatataattaatcctttgatttatcatgtaaattttttgaGGGGGATGGCCTTCTCCtctaatatataatttatatattcctatgccattgagaaattgaaaataaccaacaaaaaaaaccagttgccatcactttcacagctaatgcccctatAAAATGTGTACATTAAGCTACCAggtatatcaaatcaaaatctgaagaaagcagtacaaaatattttacttctaCATGACCTAATGTAAGTCATAGAAAATGgacgcagcagtgtgagacagaaaaatctcacatgtctgtctcacatgggtattGTCATTCTCACACTGCATGGTGATAATGTGGAAATAAATAATCTTTTGATGTCATATGAATATTTTGACAGAAGTCTTAATTGCTGCTGAATCTGAGTTATAACATCTCATTATATTACAGGTCCTCCAGAAATCAAGAGCAAGGCCACTCAATACGCTGAGCCTGAGCTGGACGGCAAAGTGTCATGCTTGGTGCGATCTGTTCCCAACCCTGACCAGATCTTGTGGATTAGGGGAAATAAAATCATTGACTACGCACAGTCAGGGCGGTACTCAGTCACGCAAACTCAGATGGCTGATGGTGTGGAAAACATTCTCCACATCACCCACCTGACTCACGGGGACTTTGGGGACTACATATGCACAGTGTTCAATGGTTACGGAAATGACACCATGACAATTACCTTGGCCGAGACAGGTTCGTTCTTTTAAGACAGTCCTCGCTATTTAAATTGCCCAAATATGGGAAGATGAGACTGAAAATCCGTCTGGCCAGTGTGCGCTGTGAACTAACTCTGCTTGGTTATGAAATGTCTGGATTgacaatgcatgtacatttgaaAGATTGATATTTATCACTATTGATTGAGATAGGGAAAGGGCACTGTAATAGTTTATTTTTGCTGTAGTTTAATTTtcgttatattttaattttcgCTGTGTAATAAAATGGAGGGCATTTCAATGTGGTGAAGTAATCTGACCCACACTGATTTATGTAGTGTGGAAATGAAACCAGAAAACCGTGGATTTAAACAGGAGGGAAAACAAGTTTTGTTTAGAGACCATGAAAATAACAAGAAGTGAAATCAAAGCTGTACTTGGCAGACACGGGTTGAAGTGCATTCAGAATGTTATGTTGGTTTTAACTTGTTGATATGTGATCTAATTTTGTGAAAGTGTAAGGGACTTCCAATAATCTCTAGttaagaaaataaatgattCTTTTTGCAGAGAGTTTACATTTAAGTTACATCATCGGTGCGATTTGTGGTGGTGTGGCAGTGCTGTTGTTCATCGCGGGAGCCTGCATTCTGTATCACAGATTTAAATCTTCCGACAATGGTATAAACATTTGTCTTACTGCAGAAGAAATGGAAGTCTTCTTCCTTTAATTTACAGGCAGTTGTTGACGTAAATTTTTGGTTAGAAAACAATGATGTCATTATGTAAGGTGTTAAAACGAAACATAAACAAACGTCATCAAACTCGTTTAAGTAATGTAATCCATTTTATGCAAAGTTTGTTTACGCTCTTTCAAGTTCACTGAGCTTGTATTAGTGATGGATATTGTTTTGATTGTTAgtgtttgtaaatatattttctgatgatagccattttcttAACTTTATTTCAGAATCTTACGCAGAGACAGACAGCCACACGGAATTCAAAAAACGAGAAAAATCTGATTCACCGTCTGATTTCACAAAGTCTACTCTGATGGATGAGTGGCGACAAAATCTCAATTATCATTGTCCAACAGAATACGATGATATCAACAACATCAATAATGTCTATAATGTAAGTTACAGAATCGGGCAGCGTCATGTCTAATGAAAGAGtgaaaagagagataactcttgatAATGTTTTAACCTTTCATCTTTTTATGCACAGGATCCCAGGATAAATTCCAGTGGTTATGGGACATTAAAATCAGACCATATAATAAATGGGTATGAAAATCACAATGGACACTTATTTAGTGACTACACCCATAGGAGCGATGAATCACTTCCTGTTGAAAAGTGAGTGGATTTTGATTTAGTAAACAATCATCCATGTTTAGGTAATTTGCTAAAGTTTTTTAAGAAATGGACattattttgataatggaatttaaattgaaagtgaaaattatacattgtatgattTATAATTTGGAGTGTAATGTTTCTATAGTAACAATTGTGAGTTGATCAAGGGATATGGGTAGTCTTGCATATTATGAAAACGAAGTCGGGGAAATATGTTTATAAACTGTCTGAttctgattgtttaattttCAGTGTTAGTGTATACAACACAAATAACTATGGGACCAGCACTTTCAGAAGTGGATCTCAAACTGACTTTACGAAGCCGGACTATGGCAGTGACCCTTACCGATTACCGCCTGCCAACTTATCGACCACACAACTGGCAACAAATGTctgaaaatgacaaaaaacttggAAGTCACCTTTGGCTATTTTACACCACATTCAAAGAAACAAGCCGAAATCACTGTTTCACAATATACAACCCTAAAGACAAAACAATGCAATTCTTTCATTCATCTGCTTTCCATTTACTCCGAGAAGGACTTTTATAGATATTGGTGGATGTGGTAAAGGGGTTTGGATACTCATGTGAAAAATTTGTACCCATTCAAATTGCTGATCATTAAATGAACAGACAGAATTCCATATACAAGTGATTGTTACATTGTCAGCGATGGCAGAGCATTTGAAGACGGGAGAGATTTACAGACTTGTTGTAAACGTCTAGCTGTCTGAGTGTAGTAGACATTTTGTGATATGTGATGCTATTACAGGATACAGAGCATTATAAATGCAGACGGACATTTTTACACATACTGTTGGGCAGATGGAGAACTGACTGGTTCAGTCACAGTAAGCTTGATGACAGGGGTTGTGTTTCATATGTTCATGTTTCAGGAATATTTTAGTGCTGAAAgcgtttttatatatatatatatatgtaactgggaaaaaaattgttttatctTTTCGTTTGTCAACAACTACTGAAGATGTTGCTGGACAGCACAGTATATACAGGTATTGTTGCCAAGcaacttttttttaaacagaagtTAAACAAACATATGATCCACTTCAGAAGATTTtgagaagatttggttttctgtGTCCCTTTTTTCTGTTTTGATCTCTTATCTGCCAACTACCAGCACAGTAATGATGCTACAAACACACGGTGGCCATTGGTAGAATTCATGAAACATTCCAGCTACTTCTAAGTGCAGTAGTTCCACATTTTAGATggatttgtatttcatttttcatcagTTCTCTCACCTTCACCTATTCCACACATACTGAGTTATTTCATACTGTTTTGGGTTCAGAGCTATAATCTTCATGAATTGAAACATTTTCACCTGATTTTACCACTATCCCACAATCACCAACAGGAGTTTGCAGTCAATTTCATCATGCACTGCTAAACTTGTCCTATTCTATGCAGACAGTATCACTGCAAGACACAACAAATTCCGGTGATGACAATGAATACAGTTAATGAACTAAACATAACTCAAAATTCTAGTCAAACTATTCAGCAATGGCATTTGTTACATTTAGTGTAGGTAGTTTACCGATGCAAAGAATTAAAGTTTTCACGTGTACATGCTGATACACACTGTGTGTATACTATGTGTGGCTATTTAATGTTAAGTTTTAGTTGAAGGCAGTGTGCAATGTCATTGTTATTTTCTTTGTCTATGGTATTACTAACAGGTGTTCATGGAGTTGATTTTAGTCCCAGTTATTGCTTCTATCTTATTTCTTCCCATATTTTCTGTGTCTAGATTTTGTGTTGACAaactgtgtgtgtgtttgtgtatgtgtgtgatagagagagagagagagagagagagagagagagagaggcatgCTAAAAGtgaagtttttaatttttttttatttataaaggtCACAAATTATTtatgctgttttttttttaattattttatatgtgACAGGATGTATTTACATGTTGATAAGCTTATTTAAGTGACTGATGTATTTAATATTGAGTGATGTTTCATTTTTCACATGTGTAGAAAGTttccaaaatcacaaaaatcaaAGGAAGAATGTACTGGAAATAAAATCTTGtccaaataataaaaacatgcTTTTGTTTTTACTGGATTATCCAAGTTTACCATAGAAtggtaaacaagaggcccatgggccacatcgctcatctgaacagcagttcctagcaataaacaagcttgagcaaaactatcattatacaagcagttTTGTTCcgaaaaaacttttcaaaggtaacgattaaaaagtcatttattatcaaacttgactacaaattcattaattatcatatgctCTTGTAGATGGGTATGacttttcatattaacaaatttcatctaaggatgatttgtgccaagtttggttccctatacaattgtatgtaaacatttgattccctattgtggcctcaccctaaacccaggggtcatgattttcacagacttgaatctccactatgtcaggaagctatcATTTAAATTTATGCTTTTCTAGCCCAGTAGttcttgttgagaagatttttaaatgaccccaccttagTTTTGTGATTaactcccctttgaagggggtatggctcttcatttgaacaaatttgaatccccttcacccaaaggGGGGGTTGGGGTTCAGATGAGCTAAAACAAAGATGTAACCGAGGTATTTTTTATACCCT is part of the Ostrea edulis chromosome 2, xbOstEdul1.1, whole genome shotgun sequence genome and harbors:
- the LOC125679452 gene encoding kin of IRRE-like protein 1 isoform X1, translated to MANTAPLVYGFVFAFLLQKVSGGQYLLEGPVSQKASIGGRILLKCVVKNRSGIVQWTQNGFGLGNERDLPPYSRYRMVGGTSKVNNDVIEEFSLEITNVQLEDDGKYNCQVTPTDDDPRVLLSDEVQVTVIAPPSNPIIDGGPIKSLVLGVPTNITCMADGGKPAPQMLWYKEGSGRITNNTYTTGTTNELTKVTDIIGTLTLKATNEDHEKKIECRVKNEALREPLSTSVILNVQYKPRINISHNITRPLRENDYVRFSCDGDANPREVHWRWLRDGHTIRGQTRSYIDVPHISSKYHQNTIICEATNSIGSSTAKMTLEVLYEPKFYGVNQYIPVDLNKSVTLTCNATGNPQPQIRWQRSDNPAPLSETTTLTISNIRRQDLGMYICEASALYGAFTTKKLDVYLLLKGPPEIKSKATQYAEPELDGKVSCLVRSVPNPDQILWIRGNKIIDYAQSGRYSVTQTQMADGVENILHITHLTHGDFGDYICTVFNGYGNDTMTITLAETESLHLSYIIGAICGGVAVLLFIAGACILYHRFKSSDNESYAETDSHTEFKKREKSDSPSDFTKSTLMDEWRQNLNYHCPTEYDDINNINNVYNDPRINSSGYGTLKSDHIINGYENHNGHLFSDYTHRSDESLPVENVSVYNTNNYGTSTFRSGSQTDFTKPDYGSDPYRLPPANLSTTQLATNV
- the LOC125679452 gene encoding kin of IRRE-like protein 3 isoform X2, coding for MANTAPLVYGFVFAFLLQKVSGGQYLLEGPVSQKASIGGRILLKCVVKNRSGIVQWTQNGFGLGNERDLPPYSRYRMVGGTSKVNNDVIEEFSLEITNVQLEDDGKYNCQVTPTDDDPRVLLSDEVQVTVIAPPSNPIIDGGPIKSLVLGVPTNITCMADGGKPAPQMLWYKEGSGRITNNTYTTGTTNELTKVTDIIGTLTLKATNEDHEKKIECRVKNEALREPLSTSVILNVQYKPRINISHNITRPLRENDYVRFSCDGDANPREVHWRWLRDGHTIRGQTRSYIDVPHISSKYHQNTIICEATNSIGSSTAKMTLEVLYEPKFYGVNQYIPVDLNKSVTLTCNATGNPQPQIRWQRSDNPAPLSETTTLTISNIRRQDLGMYICEASALYGAFTTKKLDVYLLLKGPPEIKSKATQYAEPELDGKVSCLVRSVPNPDQILWIRGNKIIDYAQSGRYSVTQTQMADGVENILHITHLTHGDFGDYICTVFNGYGNDTMTITLAETESYAETDSHTEFKKREKSDSPSDFTKSTLMDEWRQNLNYHCPTEYDDINNINNVYNDPRINSSGYGTLKSDHIINGYENHNGHLFSDYTHRSDESLPVENVSVYNTNNYGTSTFRSGSQTDFTKPDYGSDPYRLPPANLSTTQLATNV